AATAACAAACATATGTTGTTGTAACATTTCAACTGTTTTTCACTGCATGGAACACTGGTGCAGTTGAATGCAGCATTGTTGTATGGTGCGctcaaaatgtattgtagttgagtagccagcctagactactgctcaaatgtattgtagttgagtagccagcctagactactgctcaaatgtattgtagttgagtagccagcctagactactgctcaaatgtattgtagttgagtagccagcctagactactgctcaaatgtattgtagttgagtagccagcctagactactgctcaaatgtattgtagttgagtagccagcctagactactgctcaaatgtattgtaattgagtagccagcctagactactgctcaaatgtattgtagttgagtagccagcctagactactgctcaaaatgtattgtagttgagtagccagcctagactactgctcAAAATGTATTGtagccagcctagactactgctcaaatgtattgtagttgagtagccagcctagactactgctcaaatgtattgtagttgagtagccagcctagactactgctcaaatgtattgtagttgagtagccagcctagactactgctcaaatgtattgtagttgagtagccagcctagactactgctcaaatgtattgtagttgagtagccagcctagactactgctcaaatgtattgtagttgagtagccagcctagactactgctcaaatgtattgtagttgagtagccagcctagactactgctcaaatgtattgtagttgagtagccagcctagactactgctcaaatgtattgtagttgagtagccagcctagactactgctcaaatgtattgtagttgagtagccagcctagactactgctcaaatgtattgtagttgagtagccagcctagactactgctcaaatgtattgaggttgagtagccagcctagactactgctcaaatgtattgtggttgagtagccagcctagactactgctcaaatgtattgtagttgagtagccagcctagactactgctcaaatgtattgtagttgagtagccagcctagactactgctcaaatgtattgtagttgagtagccagcctagactactgctcaaaatgtattgtagttgagtagccagcctagactactgctcaaatgtattgtagttgagtagccagcctagactactgctcaaatgtattgtagttgagtagccagcctagactactgctcaaatgtattgtagttgagtagccagcctagactactgctcaaatgtattgtagttgagtagccagcctagactactgctcaaatgtattgtagttgagtagccagcctagactactgctcaaatgtattgtagttgagtagccagcctagactactgctcaaatgtattgtagttgagtagccagcctagactactgctcaaatgtattgtagttgagtagccagcctagactactgctcaaatgtattgtagttgagtagccagcctagactactgctcaaatgtattgtagttgagtagccagcctagactactgctcaaatgtattgtagttgagtagccagcctagactactgctcaaatgtattgtagttgagtagccagcctagactactgctcaaatgtattgtagttgagtagccagcctagactactgctcaaatgtattgtagttgagtagccagcctagactactgctcaaatgtattgtagttgagtagccagcctagactactgctcaaatgtattgtagttgagtagccagcctagactactgctcaaatgtattgtagttgagtagccagcctagactactgctcaaatgtattgtagttgagtagccagcctagactactgctcaaatgtattgtagttgagtagccagcctagactactgctcaaatgtattgtagttgagtagccagcctagactactgctcaaatgtattgtagttgagtagccagcctagactactgctcaaatgtattgtagttgagtagccagcctagactactgctcaaatgtattgtagttgagtagccagcctagactactgctcaaatgtattgtagttgagtagccagcctagactactgctcaaatgtattgtagttgagtagccagcctagactactgctcaaatgtattgtagttgagtagccagcctagactactgctcaaatgtattgtagttgagtagccagcctagactactgctcaaatgtattgtagttgagtagccagcctagactactgctcaaatgtattgtagttgagtagccagcctagactactgctcaaatgtattgtagttgagtagccagcctagactactgctcaaatgttgctgttaTGGGCCTACATGTTTCTCCTTTTTTATGGTCATTTATTGCAAGGTTTGTTTTTAGGTTATTCATTGTCAAGCTTTAAAAAACGAAGCTAGGCTGCAACATTTTAGTAGCCTAGCTAGGACTGTACTGTGTCTGTACACTTCCCTCCGCTGCGCGCTGTAAACCCGACACacgaaagaaaagaaaaaaacggGACACGAAAGCAAAGCAATTGACAGTCCATTCACAGATGGTAGCGCATCAGGCAGTAATTTCAAAAAGTAGCTGACTCAGCTGTTGACTCATTTATACTCGCGTGTGTGTCCTGTTTGTCCTTCAGTAGTCATTTATAACCATGTGTGAATATTTTATCTTTAACTTGTTGACAACCAAGATGACATTTTCTGTAGGCTACAGCAATGACCTGTTGGAACGGAAACTTGGCATGGACATTTAGCCTACACCACGTTTATACTTTCGGTCTGTGCCATTAGTGATGACATGATACAGCGCACTGGCTGGCCCTTGTGTGTGTGGTAATGCtgaactgagttacagttcataaggaagagtctattgaaataaattcattaggccctaatccatggatttcacacgactgggcaggggtgcagccatgggtgggtctgggagggaataggcccacccactggggagccaggcccagccaatcagaattagtttttctccacaaaatggctttattacagacagggatgtaaacaaattgtgcacaaaatttgagagaaataagcttcttgTGTTTCAGGGGATATTTCTTTTCAGCtcatgcatttatatttttgttcaatgtatatCTGAGGAAggccagctctctctctactactgctCAGTGATTAGTGCTTTTCTAGTTTGTTTAGTTTCgattattaaaaaataataacGGTTTTCGATTTCAGTTCCAATAAAAAAATTTAAACAAGAAATGTATTATGAAATAATGACAATACAATGATTAGAGCTTTCCAAGCCAAAAATAGTGAACATTCAATTGTCAAaacattgtctctgtcaggtccacattggGTAGACATCAATAGAACATTTTTAAATTactatgaaataataaaatattttagttgtgtatattacttcatttttatttgatgactttattattttgaATTCCTTAAAGTTATCATCTTGTGCTTGCTCAGGCAGTAGCAGCCTGCCAGCCAGACAAAGTTATCTCTGTGATCCCCATACTATACTGTCTTCagtcatcctatttagctaggcATACTTTCACAAACTCTCTTATCCTTTCTCTCATCATTGTGTTGTGTTCATTTCTCTCTCGTGTGGTTTGTGTGTTTCTAACCTAACGTAGTCGGTTAATCACTCAACACTACTCTTTACTGTATATGCAGGCATCTGGTGATGCCAATGAGACTAATCAgagttatttttgtatttctcactctctccctcaggcGGGGAGCCCCACCTCCGTCAACGCCCCCTGCAACTTCTCACGAACGTCGGTCACCCCCTCCAACCAGGACATCTGcaggtactgtacacacaccttTAAATAATAACCTTTGAACTCTAACCCCCTGACCTTTAACCCTCCAACCATGACATTTGCTGGTTTACATCCTTCAATTGCATTGGGCTGCTGAGGGCAAGGCAGACCCATGGATAGTTGATATTATGAAAGACGGGTCACAGATGCTGTTGCCTGATGCCAAACAGAATAGATAGGAGCTAGAGTTGGAAGTGAGGAGTTCTACACTGTACAGAAGAAGAACACATTATTGTCCATTGTCACATTGTCTGCTTTACACCAACCACCTTGTTTCCCTGTTTTAATTCTCCATCCTGTTTTCTTTCTTTGAATGCACGCTGGCCTTTTGTTTCATTTCTCTtttttctacccctctctcctccctcctgcttgtctctctcctccctcctgcttgtctctctcctccctcctgcttgtctctctcctccctcctgcttgtctctctcctccctcctgcttgtctctctcctccctcctgcttgtctctctcctccctcctgcttgtctctctcctccctcctgcttgtctctctcctccctcctgcttgtctctctcctccctcctgcttgtctctcttctcctccctcctgcttgtctctcttctcctccctcctgcttgtctctcttctcctccctcctgcttgtctctcttctcctccctcctgcttgtctctctcctccctcctgcttgtctctctcctccctcctgcttgtctctcttctcctctctcctgtaccGGTTTTCCGCTATCATCCACCTGTCCATGCcttcatccctccactcctccaacttccatcccttcatccctccactcctccaacttccatccctttatccctccactcctccaacttccatccctccactcctccaacttccatccctccactcctccaacttccatcccttcatccctccactcctccaacttccatcccttcatccctccactcctccaacttccatcccttcatccctctatccctccactccctcacacacagccTTACCGCCACATCTCCAGATCAGTGCTCCCAGAAGCCTTTGCAGACCGCCGTGGTTCTATTGAACTCAAATGGCAAAACCTCTCAGGGGTCAGGAGGAGACATCTCCATGACAACGCTCTGCCTGGATGCACCCCCAGCCTTCAAGCCCCCCAAAGCCCGGGGCGGGGTCACATTCGGAACGGAATGGTTTTCATTGCTCCGCCCCTCCACAGTCAATGGGACACTGAAGTTTTCTCGCTCTCTGAACGATGTTGGCCAGCGCATGGATAGTCTCTGTAGTGGACTGCACTTCATAGACCGGACCTGTTCTGAAGGAGAGCTGGAGGTTAAACCCGAACCACCCAACACGGACCGGAAGTCCAAGGCACTCAACGGCAAAGCAGCCACACTCCCACACCAGGCCTCAAACCTACCTTTGttccccacgcacacacacacccacacacaccctcacttcGTCCCCTCGTTCAccaacaactacaaatacctcaACCCCCAACACTGCCTCCAACCTCCCTCTACCGgcgtcccccctcctcctcctcctaactCCCAGCTCCACCCTCCCAGCTCCAACCTCCTCcgcctcttcctccctttctctcgctcctctACTTCGGCCAGTCTCCAGTGTTCTGAGCTGGGGAGCTACGATTCCCGCCTCCACATCGCCAAATCCTCCAGCGCCCTGATGGGGGGCAGTGAGCCTCCCCTGGGGGGAGCAGAGGACCTCTTGGGGGATGATGAGGTGTTCGAGGTCCCCAAGGGAAGGACAGGGGCTGGAATCCCAGGAAGAGATGCTGGAGGCGGGGTAGCGGCTCTCCTCGGGGAAGCCCCCCTCTGCTACATGGACGAAGACAGCGATCTGGACCAGTTTTCGTTTCTGGACCAGTGTTCGTCACCCACCCACTCAGAGAAAACAGGGCCGCTCACGCCAGGCCCACTCTCTCCCTATTCGCTGTCCGGAGACTGCTGCAGGTGGGTGATTCCTGGATTGTCACCCTGTGCTGTTTTGTGGTAGAGTTCCATAGAATGCCATTGCTGGATCCTGCTCACCCCTCCTGGGACGTGACGTAGTAGAGTCCTGTCCAGCCCATCCTGTGAAGTGGTAGAGCCTGAACACCCCTGTGACGTGACATGGAAGTAGAGTCCTTTGGTCCACCCCCGTTCAACCTTGCGGTGGTAGAGTCCTGTGGTCCACCCCCTTTTCACCTTCTGGTGGTAGATTCCTTCACGCCACACACTCCCTGCCCCCGCTCAAATTAGGTAGTTGTTCTGGGAAAGCCTGAACACCCCTGTGACGTGGAAGTAGAGTCCTGTGGTACACCCCCTTTCAACCTTGTGGTAGTAGAGTCCTGTGGTCCACCCCCTTTCAACCTTGTGGTGGTAGATTCCTGTGGTCCACCCCCCTTCAACCTTGTGGTGGTAGATTCCTGTGGTCCACCCCCCTTAAACCTTGTGGTGGTAGAGTCCTGTGGTCCACCCCCCTTCAACCTTGTGGTGGTAGAGTCCTGTGGTCCACCCCCTTCCAACCTTGCGGTGGTAGAGTCCTGCGATCCACCCCTTTCCAACCTTGCGGTGGTAGAGTCCTGCGATCCACCCCTTTCCAACCTTGCGGTGGTAGAGTCCTGTGGTCCACCCCCTTTCAACCTTGTGGTGGTAGTTTCCTGCACGCCACACACTCCCTGACCCAGCTCAAATGAGGTAGTTGTCCtgggagagaggaacatgagctCTCTGGGAGTGGGTTCAGGCTAGGGATCAACAGGCAGATTATTGGCTTCAAATAGCCTTATAAGGTATGACACACAGACGTATACACGcatacatgtatacacacacacactttgtgtcAGACCAAGGTCGGGTAGCTCATGACCTGACTCGTGTCAGGAGTATGTACTGTGTAGGCAAGTGTAGGTGTGTGAGTGCAAGGCTTGCGTGGGTGTGTTTTATTTTTCTACTTGCTAAGTAGGATTTAAATGATTAAGTCTGGCAATCCAcagggacaggcagacagacagacagacagacagacaggcagacagagagacaggcagacagagagaggggtgcgGATGGTGTTCTgacttgacagacagacagagagagagagagggaagtagagagagacagagacagacgaacacacagacacaggtggATGGTGTCCTGACTTGTTACTCCCTATAGAGACCAAGACAAGTATAGAACCTTAAGGAGCTTTGATTGCACTCTATTcctaaagtggtgcactataaagagtaatagggtgccatttgggatgtactcaTGGATTGAGATCACTACTGACACTTcctgtttgtatttgtatttattatggatccccataacagctactcttcctggggtcccgcaaaattaaggcagtttatacaattttaaaatagtacaatacattcacagatttcacaacacactgtgtgccctcaggccccttctccaccactaccacatatctacagtactaaatccatgtgtatctatagtgtgtgtgtgtgtgtgtgtgtgtgtgtgtgtgtgtgtgtgtgtgtgtgtgtgtgtgtgtgtgtgtgtgtgtgtgtgtgtgtgtgtgtgtgtgtgtgtgtgtgtgtgtgtgtgtgtgtgtgtgtgtgtgtgtgtctgtgccaatgtttgtgttgtttcacagtccccataaggtgttttttaatctgttttttaaatataattttactgcttgtgtcagttacttgatgtggaatagatttccatgtagtcatggctctatgtagtactgtgtgcctcccattgtctgttctggacttggggactgtgaagagacctcttgtggcatgtcttgtgggatatgcatgggtgtccgagctgtgggccagtagtttagacagacagcttggtgcattcaacatgtcaatacctctcataaataaaagtattgattaagtcaatctctcctccacttttagCCAGgaaagattgacatgcatattattaatattagctctccaagggccagccgtgctgccctgttctgagccaattgcaattttcctgtccttttttgtggcacttgaccacacgactgaacagtagtcaaggtacgacaaaactagggcctgtaggacctgccctgGGGACAGATACAACAAATGTCACTGCAAAATAAAACAATTCTGCAAACACCTCCAAATACATTTGATCAAGTTCACTATTGCGACAGTATTTCCTTTAGATACTGTCTTGTCCTAATTCCAATACTTCCAAATTATACAGATATTATAATGCTCGTTCATGACAAGTCTGAATTAAAACAGGAAGGACCTgccgctttattatagacagacttctccccatcttagctactactgcatcaatatgttttgaccatgacagtttacaatctagtgtttcTCCAAACAGTtcagtcatctcaacttgctcaatttccacattatttattacaagatttagttgaggtttagggtttagtgagtgtttttccaaatacaatgcttttagttttagaaatatttattataactatatattatataactataatattataacttattccttgccacccactctgaaactaactgcagcttttTGTTGAGGGTTGCAGTCATTttagtcgctgtagtagctgacgtgtatagcgttgagtcatctgcatacatagaaactctggctttactcaaagtatGTTGTTAGTAAAAATTGGAAAAAGCAAGgtgcctaaacagctaccctggggatttcctgattctaactggattatatttgataggcttccattaaagaacaccttcTGTGTTtcgttagacaagtaactctttatccacattatagcagggggtatTAAGCCATAACACaggtttttccagcagcagactatgatcaataatgtcaaaagctgcactgaagtctaacaagacagcccccacaatcattttatcaatttctctcagccaatcatcagtcatttgtgtaagtgctgtgcttgttgagtgtccttccctataagcatgctgaaattctgttgtcgatttgtttactgtaaaatagcattgtatctggtcaaacacatttttttctagaagtttactaagggttggtgacaggctgattggtcagctatttgaacCAGTAAagagggctttactattcttgggtagcgcttccctccaggcctgagggcacacactctctagtaggcttaaattaaagatgcggcaaataggagtggcaatatcgtcagctattatcctcagtcattttccatctagattttcagaccctggtggcttgtcattgttgatagacaacaatattttttttcacctcttccacactgactttctggatttcaaaagtacaattcttgtctttcataatttggtccaatatacttggatgtgtagtgtctgcgtttgttgctggcatgtcatccctaagtttgcttatcttgccaatgaaaaagtcattaaagtagtttgcaatatcagtgggctttgtgatgaatgagccatctgattcaatgaatgaaggagccgagtaggcttttttccccaaaatgtcatttaaggtgccccaaagctttttactatatttctttatataatttatctttgtttcgtAGTGTAGTTTCTTttcatttagtttagtcacatgatttcttaataatttgcagtatgtttgccaatcagttgggctgccagacttaattgccataccttttgtctcttccctctcaaccatacaatttttcaatcccccatcaatccaaggggatttaacagtttttacagtcctTTTATTAAtgggtgcttattagtaactggaataagtagtttcataaatgcatcaagtgcagcgtctggttgttcctcattacacaccacagaccagcaaattttctttacatcatcaacatatgaatcaccacaaaacttcttgtatgacctcttacacactatattaggcccagcctttggttttcctagatatggctgtTATATTATGCTTTGCCACCCACTCTGTTCATTCTGCTCCACTCTGTCCTGGCTGCTAGCCTAATGCAACAGTCTTTCTGACACATTATTGGAGTGACTCTCCCCGGTTCGGCTTGAATCTGAACAAGAGGCAATGATTAGAAATCGAGCCAGCGCAAATGTGTTACCAATGGAAAGGAGATGTTATAGATCAATGCTGACTTGTACGGACGTACCACTCAGAGCAGAGAAAACTGAGAAGGTTTTTCCATTGAAACAATGGTATTATATTATTAAACACAGTGGAGAGGAGAACGTTATTCAACTGCTTATTGGatgttgactgtgatcagggtgtatgagggaggaacagaggaggaacagaggagagctTTAGATGTGACTGTCATCAGGGGCCTCATTTATGAAAGTTGTGTTCTAAAACATGCATATGCTACATTTTTCACGCAATAGTTGGCTTTTATAAAAACTTAATTTGACATGTGAATGTGCTTATCCTACCGTAAACGATCATGCCGTCAAATAGTTTCTAATGGTTGAAGTCTTGCATTGCAAGAAGGTAATAGTAGACTAGTAGTAGACTTGTGCAAATGTGAAATATAtactgagtgtaaaaaacattaggaacaccttcctaatattaaatTGAACAACCTctattcatcagggcatggactctgcaaggtgttgaaagggttccaaagggatgctggcccatgttgactccaatgctttccacagttgtgtcaagttggctggccgttcttgatacaaacaggaaactgttgagtgaaaAAAATAGGGgcgtttcagttcttgacacaaaccagtgtgcctggcacctattaccataccctgttcaaaggcacttattttgtcttgcccattcaccatctgaacggcacacatacacaatccatgtctcaattgtctgaaggcttaaaattctatctttaacctgtctcctccccttcatctacactgatttgaggtggatttaacaagtgacatcaataagggatcatagttttcacctggattcacctggtcagtctgtcatggaaagagcaggtgttcttaataacCATTGCAGAATAAATTATTCACCTTTTCTGGCCATGATTATTTAATGTCCCCAAAGTAGCCATACAACAAATGACCATCCTCATCGGACTGGTCCACAACAATTTGCAAAAACAATAGACTGTTAGAAAGGGTCACCtgctgggcacagacatcaatttaACGTCCATTCCACGTTAGTTCAatatcatttcattgaaatgatgtgaaagcatagttgattcaaccagtgtgtgccctgGGGACAGATACAACAAATGTCACTGCAAAATAAAACAATTCTGCAAACACCTCCAAATACATTTGATCAAGTTCACTATTGCGACAGTATTTCCTTTAGATACTGTCTTGTCCTAATTCCAATACTTCCAAATTATACAGATATTATAATGCTTGTTCATGACAAGTCTGAATTAAAACAGGAAACTTGTATGTTTGGCGGGCGCCAAGTTTAAAGACAGATAGATGATGAAATATTcatacagagagcgagagagggattaGGAATAATCATTCTGTTTACATCATGTTTCCCGCTGGCATTTGAATGCGTTTCATGTTGAGATGCTCTGCTAGTGTCCATGGCACTTACCATCTCACTATCTCTGCTCAAGAAGGTGTGTTCTGGCTGACAAAGCTAGGCAAATTGAATCCCTGTTTCTATCATATTCCCAGCCAGCAGCATGCTAGTCTATTTACCTCAATTTTGTCCCCACTCAACAGTCTGGTAAAACATCATCTCACACACTATCTGAATACTATTCTAAATGTCTCATGCTTTATGACTACTGTTATGGAGTCAGACTGGTATGGTACATGTTTCTCAGTGATTTGCAGGGCCGcaaacaaacaccacacacactctccctccacgcctctctcctcttctcctccccagcCATAATCACTAagaactacctcctctctctccctccatcccactctcctcttctcctccccagcCATAACCACTAagaactacctcctctctctccctccacgcctctctcctcttctcctccccagcCATAACCACTAagaactacctcctctctctccctccacgcctctctcctcttctcctccccagcCATAACCACTAagaactacctcctctctctccctccacgcctctctcctcttctcctccccagcCATAACCACTAagaactacctcctctctctccctccatcccaatcgctcctcttctcctccctagCCATAATCACTAAGAactaccttccctctctccctccaacccactctctcctcttctcctccctagCCATAATCACTAAGAActaccttccctctctcactccatcccaatctctcctcttctcctccctagCCATAATCACTAAGAactaccttccctctctccctccaacccactctctcctcttctcctccccagcCATAACCAATAGAACTACCTCCTATCTatccttcctccatccatccacgcCTATCTCCTCCTTAGTCTGTTTTTGAAGAAGTCATAATGCTGTTCTGTTTTCCCTCCTCCTTTCTTTATGTTGTCATTTAATCACACCTACCTCCCCGACTCAacctagatgtgtgtgtgtgtgtgtgtgtgtgtgtgtgtgtgtgtgtgtgtgtgtgtgtgtgtgtgtgtgtgtgtgtgtgtgtgtgtgtgtgtgtgtgtgtgtgtgtgtgtgtgtgtgtgtgtgtgtgtgtgtgtgtgtgtgtgtgtgtgtgtgtgtgtgtgtatagggagagggtgtgtgtatagggagagggtgtgtgtgtatagggagagggtgtgtgtgtataggtag
This window of the Oncorhynchus clarkii lewisi isolate Uvic-CL-2024 chromosome 1, UVic_Ocla_1.0, whole genome shotgun sequence genome carries:
- the LOC139413246 gene encoding uncharacterized protein isoform X4, yielding MQIQAGSPTSVNAPCNFSRTSVTPSNQDICSLTATSPDQCSQKPLQTAVVLLNSNGKTSQGSGGDISMTTLCLDAPPAFKPPKARGGVTFGTEWFSLLRPSTVNGTLKFSRSLNDVGQRMDSLCSGLHFIDRTCSEGELEVKPEPPNTDRKSKALNGKAATLPHQASNLPLFPTHTHTHTHPHFVPSFTNNYKYLNPQHCLQPPSTGVPPPPPPNSQLHPPSSNLLRLFLPFSRSSTSASLQCSELGSYDSRLHIAKSSSALMGGSEPPLGGAEDLLGDDEVFEVPKGRTGAGIPGRDAGGGVAALLGEAPLCYMDEDSDLDQFSFLDQCSSPTHSEKTGPLTPGPLSPYSLSGDCCRICHCEGDDESPLITPCHCTGSLRFVHQACLQQWIKSSDTRCCELCKYQFIMQTKLKPLRKWEKLQMTSSERRKIICSVTFHVIAITCVVWSLYVLIDRTADEIRAAGRIPGILEWPFWTKLVVVAIGFTGGLVFMYIQCKVYIQLWRRLKAYNRVIYVQNRPETCKKQMLEKPPLMEPNVEHKEALAPTQSDTNSSQYTETEDYSMEVLHV
- the LOC139413246 gene encoding uncharacterized protein isoform X2, which produces MNMPLHQISVIPRDVPSSRVSSSGKAKDKDKQNEKPLGHSASRSSNISKAGSPTSVNAPCNFSRTSVTPSNQDICSLTATSPDQCSQKPLQTAVVLLNSNGKTSQGSGGDISMTTLCLDAPPAFKPPKARGGVTFGTEWFSLLRPSTVNGTLKFSRSLNDVGQRMDSLCSGLHFIDRTCSEGELEVKPEPPNTDRKSKALNGKAATLPHQASNLPLFPTHTHTHTHPHFVPSFTNNYKYLNPQHCLQPPSTGVPPPPPPNSQLHPPSSNLLRLFLPFSRSSTSASLQCSELGSYDSRLHIAKSSSALMGGSEPPLGGAEDLLGDDEVFEVPKGRTGAGIPGRDAGGGVAALLGEAPLCYMDEDSDLDQFSFLDQCSSPTHSEKTGPLTPGPLSPYSLSGDCCRICHCEGDDESPLITPCHCTGSLRFVHQACLQQWIKSSDTRCCELCKYQFIMQTKLKPLRKWEKLQMTSSERRKIICSVTFHVIAITCVVWSLYVLIDRTADEIRAGILEWPFWTKLVVVAIGFTGGLVFMYIQCKVYIQLWRRLKAYNRVIYVQNRPETCKKQMLEKPPLMEPNVEHKEALAPTQSDTNSSQYTETEDYSMEVLHV
- the LOC139413246 gene encoding uncharacterized protein isoform X1, which produces MNMPLHQISVIPRDVPSSRVSSSGKAKDKDKQNEKPLGHSASRSSNISKAGSPTSVNAPCNFSRTSVTPSNQDICSLTATSPDQCSQKPLQTAVVLLNSNGKTSQGSGGDISMTTLCLDAPPAFKPPKARGGVTFGTEWFSLLRPSTVNGTLKFSRSLNDVGQRMDSLCSGLHFIDRTCSEGELEVKPEPPNTDRKSKALNGKAATLPHQASNLPLFPTHTHTHTHPHFVPSFTNNYKYLNPQHCLQPPSTGVPPPPPPNSQLHPPSSNLLRLFLPFSRSSTSASLQCSELGSYDSRLHIAKSSSALMGGSEPPLGGAEDLLGDDEVFEVPKGRTGAGIPGRDAGGGVAALLGEAPLCYMDEDSDLDQFSFLDQCSSPTHSEKTGPLTPGPLSPYSLSGDCCRICHCEGDDESPLITPCHCTGSLRFVHQACLQQWIKSSDTRCCELCKYQFIMQTKLKPLRKWEKLQMTSSERRKIICSVTFHVIAITCVVWSLYVLIDRTADEIRAAGRIPGILEWPFWTKLVVVAIGFTGGLVFMYIQCKVYIQLWRRLKAYNRVIYVQNRPETCKKQMLEKPPLMEPNVEHKEALAPTQSDTNSSQYTETEDYSMEVLHV
- the LOC139413246 gene encoding uncharacterized protein isoform X3, which codes for MNSCWKMKNEKPLGHSASRSSNISKAGSPTSVNAPCNFSRTSVTPSNQDICSLTATSPDQCSQKPLQTAVVLLNSNGKTSQGSGGDISMTTLCLDAPPAFKPPKARGGVTFGTEWFSLLRPSTVNGTLKFSRSLNDVGQRMDSLCSGLHFIDRTCSEGELEVKPEPPNTDRKSKALNGKAATLPHQASNLPLFPTHTHTHTHPHFVPSFTNNYKYLNPQHCLQPPSTGVPPPPPPNSQLHPPSSNLLRLFLPFSRSSTSASLQCSELGSYDSRLHIAKSSSALMGGSEPPLGGAEDLLGDDEVFEVPKGRTGAGIPGRDAGGGVAALLGEAPLCYMDEDSDLDQFSFLDQCSSPTHSEKTGPLTPGPLSPYSLSGDCCRICHCEGDDESPLITPCHCTGSLRFVHQACLQQWIKSSDTRCCELCKYQFIMQTKLKPLRKWEKLQMTSSERRKIICSVTFHVIAITCVVWSLYVLIDRTADEIRAAGRIPGILEWPFWTKLVVVAIGFTGGLVFMYIQCKVYIQLWRRLKAYNRVIYVQNRPETCKKQMLEKPPLMEPNVEHKEALAPTQSDTNSSQYTETEDYSMEVLHV